A single genomic interval of Lentimicrobium saccharophilum harbors:
- the glmS gene encoding glutamine--fructose-6-phosphate transaminase (isomerizing): MCGIVAYIGPRQAYPILIKGLHRLEYRGYDSAGVAVLNSDLKLYKCKGKVAALEEAVKDKDLSGNIGIAHTRWATHGEPNDVNAHPHFSYSRNLAIIHNGIIENYAPLKNELINRGFRFESETDTEVLIHLIEDIEINEKVSLAEAVQIALNQVVGAYAIVIIDKNDPDTLIAARKGSPLVVGIGENEFFVASDATPIVEYTREVVYLNDEEIAILHRNKEIKIKTITNIEKTPYIQTLEINLSALEKEGFDHFMLKEIYEQPRSIRDSMRGRLKAREGIVLLGGIIDYQQKLVNAKRIIIIACGTSWHAGLVGEYLFEELARIPVEVEYASEFRYRNPVIYEDDVVIAISQSGETADTLAAIELAKSKGATIIGVCNVVGSSIARATHAGSYTHAGPEIGVASTKAFTAQVTLLTLMALMLADSKGTISKSRFNQLLHELDDIPGKVEETLKVNDKIIEIATVFKDVRNALYLGRGYNFPVAMEGALKLKEISYIHAEGYPAAEMKHGPIALIDEEMPVVVVATNKGTYEKVVSNIQEVKARKGKIIAIVTEGDETVKALADHIIEVPETEEMLVPLIATIPLQLLSYHIAVMRGCNVDQPRNLAKSVTVE; this comes from the coding sequence ATGTGTGGAATAGTTGCTTATATTGGCCCGAGGCAGGCATATCCGATTCTGATCAAGGGATTACACCGGCTTGAATACCGCGGATACGACAGTGCCGGGGTTGCTGTGCTCAACAGTGATCTTAAGTTATATAAGTGTAAAGGTAAAGTAGCAGCTTTGGAAGAAGCTGTTAAAGATAAAGACCTTTCGGGGAATATAGGTATCGCCCATACCCGCTGGGCGACACACGGAGAGCCGAACGATGTGAATGCCCATCCCCATTTTTCCTATTCCAGGAATCTGGCCATCATTCACAATGGAATTATAGAAAACTATGCTCCGCTTAAAAATGAACTGATAAACAGGGGATTCCGTTTTGAGAGTGAAACAGACACCGAAGTGCTGATTCACCTGATAGAAGACATTGAAATCAATGAAAAAGTAAGTCTGGCCGAAGCTGTTCAGATCGCGCTTAACCAGGTAGTAGGCGCTTATGCCATTGTAATCATTGATAAAAATGACCCTGATACGCTGATCGCCGCCCGCAAGGGAAGCCCGCTGGTTGTCGGTATCGGTGAAAATGAATTTTTTGTTGCTTCGGATGCCACACCTATTGTGGAGTATACCCGCGAGGTGGTTTACCTGAACGACGAAGAAATTGCCATACTTCACCGCAATAAGGAGATAAAAATCAAGACCATTACCAATATCGAGAAAACCCCGTATATCCAGACCCTGGAGATCAACCTCAGCGCGCTGGAGAAAGAAGGGTTTGATCATTTTATGCTGAAGGAAATCTACGAGCAGCCCCGGTCGATCCGCGACAGTATGCGGGGCCGCCTGAAAGCCCGTGAAGGCATTGTGCTGCTGGGAGGTATCATCGACTATCAGCAGAAACTGGTGAATGCCAAACGCATCATTATCATTGCCTGCGGCACCTCGTGGCATGCCGGACTGGTCGGGGAATATCTTTTTGAGGAGCTGGCACGCATCCCCGTTGAGGTAGAATATGCTTCGGAGTTCAGATACCGGAATCCGGTTATCTACGAAGACGACGTTGTAATTGCCATCTCACAGTCAGGTGAAACCGCCGATACCCTTGCCGCCATCGAACTGGCAAAATCGAAAGGTGCAACCATCATCGGCGTCTGCAATGTAGTCGGATCATCCATAGCCAGGGCCACACATGCAGGATCGTATACCCATGCAGGCCCCGAAATCGGCGTTGCCTCCACAAAGGCATTCACCGCACAGGTTACCCTGCTTACGCTGATGGCGCTGATGCTTGCCGACAGCAAAGGGACAATCTCCAAATCGAGGTTCAACCAACTTCTTCATGAACTGGATGACATTCCCGGCAAGGTGGAGGAAACCCTGAAAGTTAACGATAAAATCATAGAGATTGCCACAGTATTCAAGGATGTAAGAAACGCCCTTTACCTGGGCAGGGGCTATAACTTCCCTGTTGCCATGGAGGGCGCGCTCAAACTGAAAGAGATCTCCTATATCCATGCCGAAGGTTATCCGGCCGCGGAAATGAAACATGGGCCCATCGCGCTGATCGATGAAGAGATGCCGGTGGTTGTGGTTGCCACCAACAAGGGGACCTATGAAAAGGTGGTGTCGAACATTCAGGAAGTGAAAGCCCGGAAAGGCAAGATCATTGCCATTGTCACCGAAGGCGACGAAACCGTGAAAGCCCTGGCAGACCACATCATTGAAGTCCCCGAAACCGAGGAGATGCTTGTTCCCCTTATCGCAACCATTCCGCTTCAGCTGTTGTCGTACCATATAGCGGTGATGCGCGGATGCAACGTGGATCAGCCCCGGAACCTCGCCAAAAGCGTTACCGTAGAGTAA
- a CDS encoding DUF4270 domain-containing protein codes for MHKLSFNRAILAIIFALSITSCNKEPDLIGIDLLPDSDYLNLSFTDTSTIIAYTVREDSLRTDELSANLLGYMNDPVFGNVLASIYTQFRLPTNNVTFGENPVADSIVLTLKYSGIYGDSLSQHTVRVFELADSINVDSSYYSHNTVPVIPQQIGEAVFVPNLVEADSVDGAFVAPHLRITLTQAFAEKIMTAGEETLSSNAYFLEVFKGLHITVDPFTTTATGSILSFDLVDDLSRITIHYHNDTDTTSIRLPINASCARFNNYEHFNYSGADPELLQQLAGDTTAGANRIFLQAMAGTKVKLRIPYLKNIPENARIAVNEALLIFTNDDPGSSLPPPTQLAIRALSSTGAYVVLPDENIGSAYFGGKYINNSEYRFRLTKYVQDRMRYPEAEDHGLMMVIAGSSLTANRAVIKGPASSNNRVKLVIYYTLVE; via the coding sequence GTGCACAAACTCAGCTTCAACCGGGCCATTCTGGCCATAATTTTCGCGCTGTCAATCACCTCCTGCAACAAAGAACCCGACCTGATCGGGATAGATCTTTTACCCGACAGCGATTATCTCAACCTGAGCTTTACCGACACTTCAACCATTATCGCCTATACGGTAAGGGAAGATTCGCTGCGCACAGACGAGCTGTCGGCAAACCTTTTGGGCTATATGAATGATCCTGTATTCGGGAATGTGCTGGCATCAATTTATACACAATTCCGTTTGCCGACAAACAATGTTACCTTTGGGGAAAATCCCGTTGCAGATTCCATTGTGCTTACCCTGAAATATTCAGGAATTTACGGCGATTCTTTGTCGCAACACACGGTAAGGGTTTTCGAGCTTGCCGACTCTATCAATGTTGATTCCTCTTATTACTCTCATAATACCGTTCCGGTGATTCCCCAGCAGATCGGCGAAGCTGTTTTTGTTCCCAATCTGGTAGAGGCAGATTCGGTCGATGGTGCCTTTGTTGCCCCGCACCTGCGGATCACGCTCACCCAGGCATTTGCTGAAAAGATCATGACTGCCGGCGAAGAAACCCTTTCGTCAAATGCTTATTTCCTTGAGGTTTTTAAAGGCCTGCACATCACCGTGGATCCTTTCACCACTACCGCAACAGGCTCCATTCTCTCATTCGACCTGGTGGATGACCTTTCCAGGATAACCATCCATTATCACAACGATACCGACACAACCTCCATCAGGCTTCCCATCAACGCCTCCTGTGCCCGTTTCAATAATTACGAACATTTTAATTATTCGGGGGCTGATCCGGAACTTCTTCAGCAACTCGCCGGAGATACCACAGCAGGAGCTAACCGTATTTTTCTGCAGGCAATGGCGGGAACAAAAGTAAAACTGAGAATTCCTTACCTTAAAAATATCCCGGAAAACGCACGGATTGCAGTAAATGAAGCATTGCTGATATTTACCAATGACGATCCCGGATCCAGCCTGCCTCCGCCCACACAGCTTGCCATCAGGGCGCTGAGCAGCACCGGGGCGTATGTTGTTTTGCCCGACGAAAACATAGGTTCGGCCTATTTCGGAGGTAAATATATCAACAACAGTGAATACCGCTTCAGGCTCACCAAATATGTACAGGACAGAATGCGATACCCGGAAGCGGAAGATCACGGATTGATGATGGTGATTGCCGGTTCCTCCCTTACCGCAAACCGGGCGGTTATCAAAGGCCCGGCCAGTAGCAACAACCGGGTTAAACTCGTGATCTATTATACCCTTGTTGAGTAA
- a CDS encoding glycogen/starch synthase — translation MEKARILFVSQEIIPYLRDSQMGYIGRHLPQGIQERGREIRTFMPRFGHINERRNQLHEVIRLSGMNLIIDDTDHPLIIKVASIQSARMQIYFIDNEDYFQRKFMFRDKNNKFYKDNDERAVFFSRGVIETVKKLGWAPDLIHCHGWMTSLVPLYIKRAYRDNPLFSDTRVVMSIYDDDFEEAWNKDSGNKIKLDGITNKDLKHYKKPTYVNVMKTAIDFSDGVIVGSETVNAELLDYINETGKPMLPYQPLDRFIDAYNIFYDKIISSQPAASE, via the coding sequence ATGGAAAAAGCGAGGATACTGTTTGTTTCTCAGGAAATTATACCTTATCTGAGAGACAGTCAGATGGGTTATATCGGCAGGCATCTTCCTCAGGGAATTCAGGAGAGGGGACGCGAAATCCGCACATTTATGCCCAGGTTCGGGCATATCAACGAACGCAGAAATCAGCTGCATGAAGTAATCCGTCTTTCGGGTATGAACCTGATCATTGACGATACAGACCATCCGCTTATCATTAAGGTTGCATCCATACAATCGGCCAGGATGCAGATTTATTTTATTGATAATGAGGATTATTTTCAGCGGAAGTTCATGTTCCGCGACAAGAACAACAAGTTTTACAAAGACAATGACGAGCGTGCCGTATTTTTTTCTCGCGGGGTGATAGAGACCGTTAAGAAGCTTGGCTGGGCCCCTGATCTTATCCACTGCCACGGCTGGATGACCAGCCTTGTGCCGCTCTACATCAAGCGCGCCTACCGTGATAACCCGCTATTCAGCGACACCAGGGTGGTGATGTCAATCTACGACGATGATTTTGAAGAAGCCTGGAACAAGGATTCGGGCAATAAAATCAAGCTTGACGGAATAACAAACAAAGATCTCAAACACTATAAGAAGCCCACTTACGTTAATGTAATGAAAACGGCCATCGATTTTTCTGACGGTGTTATCGTCGGCAGTGAAACCGTTAATGCCGAGCTGCTTGATTACATCAACGAGACCGGGAAACCAATGCTGCCGTATCAGCCGCTTGACAGGTTTATTGACGCTTATAACATTTTTTATGATAAAATCATAAGCAGCCAGCCTGCAGCATCTGAATAA
- a CDS encoding FAD-dependent oxidoreductase, whose product MHKIEVHPILEIKESEKVTFTFEGKQITGEKGFTIAAALHQAGYPVHSHSLKNRERSLECGIGKCGACEMLVDGQIRRICITLVDNVKQVSEIPHDFSPAMVEPDKKNPTRVFKTVVAIIGAGPAGLAAREELNRHGVDNIVIDNNDRIGGQFLMQTHQFFFFEKEKKFGGMRGFDIAQTLAGEDHSGIFLNSTVWDLLEGKRIAVKNIKTDEIYYVDAEYMVVATGAVPFMPAFENDDLPGVYTAAVVQKMMNTEFTLLGKNILTVGAGNIGYLTSYQLMQAGANVKAIIEAQPFEGGFPVQANRVRRLGIPVILSHILLKAIPNENHDGITGAVVAECKDFQPVPGTEKVIEGIDAINICTGLVPDDQLLIKGNEVFGRACFGAGDAIRIGEGTSAVLRGKQVAFEIMNEIGTRFSYDEFLNISKEYIDSQQHPVRVIEKPFEPSPERLAAKPFVQIDCLYGFACNPCEFACPHGAITKTSTSTVPKIDFDKCIGCMDCVYQCPGLAIFGYNTAKDWLFLPIEYHAEEKSEVFLVDNNGKILGEGIIEKILKKPNKTNIARVKATTIHGNDLIGVRGFIVREKYPEPVTMTPVEYRKEEEMYVCHCDDVTLGEILETIGDRKFISVDEVKHTTRLGMGACRGKRCIRRLKQTLRNYDISIVGDATPRGPLSNQLSMGELYPRDVHEEVFISGNGKKPKIVKVKSLVAGGGIGGSALFRYLAEAGEQPVLVNSGRGASWRNIAGGRPAFSLPEIADIARHNLEIFKDLQKIHDVNFRQINYVNFAHDEATYKALESARAWSDAYMVEPKDYAKEISSFINPGLDTYIGAQITRDCWQATPGRVIDLIRRIGIRNGGTVKEDCKLIAVHRDGDTYKVLVQDHDKQYIEYHTQVFVNALGPEAAKFANMLGIETGLYPVKHQAFITRRLPMMGLHGSPLDMIIDRRKYKGFVAVYGQQLAETGQIIGCASPAVDPMETDKNLKINSQQFLEIASEVFVNWFPNLASVGFQAVWAGYYVEPRMIIDPELGLFVGLRGQGFMLGQYLAKIYVDKLLGRPVPDYMKRLAMTGDGLPEKAFK is encoded by the coding sequence ATGCACAAAATAGAAGTTCACCCGATTCTCGAGATCAAGGAATCAGAAAAAGTAACTTTCACCTTTGAAGGAAAGCAAATCACCGGGGAAAAGGGATTTACCATTGCTGCCGCCCTTCATCAGGCCGGATATCCGGTGCATAGCCATAGTCTTAAGAACCGGGAAAGAAGTCTCGAATGTGGTATCGGAAAATGCGGTGCCTGCGAAATGCTGGTCGACGGACAAATCAGGCGTATTTGTATCACCCTGGTCGATAATGTTAAGCAGGTAAGTGAAATCCCGCATGATTTCAGTCCGGCCATGGTGGAGCCGGATAAGAAAAACCCGACCCGCGTATTCAAAACCGTCGTTGCCATCATTGGTGCAGGGCCTGCCGGACTTGCCGCCCGCGAAGAGCTGAACAGACACGGAGTGGACAATATCGTTATCGATAACAACGACCGGATAGGCGGACAGTTTCTGATGCAAACCCACCAATTCTTCTTTTTTGAAAAGGAAAAAAAGTTCGGCGGCATGCGCGGGTTCGATATTGCCCAAACTCTTGCCGGAGAAGATCATTCGGGTATTTTCCTGAATTCCACCGTTTGGGACCTGCTCGAAGGGAAACGCATCGCGGTGAAAAACATCAAAACGGATGAAATTTATTATGTCGATGCTGAATATATGGTTGTTGCCACCGGCGCCGTCCCGTTTATGCCTGCCTTTGAGAATGATGACTTACCGGGTGTTTACACCGCCGCGGTCGTGCAGAAGATGATGAACACCGAGTTTACCCTTCTCGGGAAGAATATCCTTACTGTAGGGGCCGGAAATATCGGCTATCTTACTTCCTATCAGCTGATGCAGGCTGGTGCCAATGTTAAGGCCATTATTGAAGCGCAGCCTTTCGAAGGCGGGTTCCCTGTTCAGGCAAACAGGGTGCGCCGGCTGGGAATTCCGGTGATCTTGTCGCATATTCTGCTTAAAGCCATCCCCAACGAAAACCACGACGGAATTACCGGGGCGGTGGTTGCCGAATGTAAGGACTTTCAACCTGTTCCGGGAACCGAAAAAGTAATAGAAGGCATTGATGCCATCAATATCTGTACCGGTCTGGTACCCGACGATCAACTACTGATCAAGGGCAATGAGGTTTTCGGCAGGGCCTGCTTTGGTGCAGGTGATGCCATTCGCATCGGAGAGGGAACCAGCGCCGTACTCAGGGGCAAACAGGTGGCCTTTGAAATCATGAATGAGATCGGAACCAGGTTCAGTTACGATGAGTTTCTGAATATTTCCAAGGAGTATATCGATTCTCAGCAGCATCCGGTAAGGGTGATTGAAAAACCTTTTGAACCTTCGCCTGAACGTCTGGCAGCCAAGCCTTTTGTGCAGATCGACTGCCTTTACGGATTTGCCTGTAATCCCTGCGAATTTGCCTGTCCGCATGGCGCCATCACAAAAACCTCTACCAGCACTGTTCCGAAGATTGACTTTGATAAGTGCATAGGTTGTATGGATTGTGTTTATCAGTGTCCCGGCCTGGCCATTTTCGGCTATAATACCGCCAAGGACTGGTTGTTTCTGCCCATTGAGTATCATGCAGAGGAGAAATCTGAAGTATTTCTTGTGGACAATAACGGGAAAATTCTGGGCGAAGGAATCATTGAAAAGATACTGAAGAAACCAAACAAGACCAATATCGCCAGGGTGAAGGCCACCACCATTCACGGAAATGATCTGATCGGCGTGCGGGGATTTATTGTCAGGGAAAAATATCCTGAACCTGTTACCATGACCCCTGTTGAATACAGGAAGGAGGAGGAAATGTATGTTTGTCACTGCGATGACGTTACCTTGGGCGAAATCCTTGAAACCATCGGCGACCGGAAGTTTATCTCGGTGGATGAGGTGAAACATACCACCCGTCTGGGAATGGGTGCATGCCGCGGGAAACGGTGCATACGGAGGCTGAAACAAACGCTGAGGAATTATGATATTTCGATCGTTGGCGACGCCACCCCCCGCGGGCCTTTATCCAACCAGCTTTCGATGGGAGAGCTTTATCCGCGGGATGTTCATGAAGAGGTGTTTATCAGTGGTAACGGAAAGAAACCGAAGATTGTCAAAGTTAAATCGCTGGTCGCCGGCGGCGGTATCGGCGGATCGGCCCTTTTCAGGTATCTGGCTGAAGCCGGCGAGCAACCGGTACTGGTCAATTCGGGCAGAGGGGCGTCGTGGCGGAATATTGCCGGAGGACGGCCGGCATTCAGTCTTCCCGAAATTGCCGACATCGCCCGGCATAACCTCGAAATTTTCAAAGATCTTCAGAAGATCCATGATGTGAATTTCAGGCAGATCAATTATGTGAATTTTGCCCATGATGAGGCAACCTATAAAGCCCTTGAATCGGCACGCGCCTGGTCCGACGCTTACATGGTTGAACCGAAAGACTATGCAAAAGAGATCTCTTCTTTCATCAACCCGGGACTTGATACATACATAGGAGCGCAGATAACCCGTGATTGCTGGCAGGCCACCCCCGGTCGCGTCATTGACCTGATCCGCCGGATCGGTATCCGCAATGGAGGCACCGTAAAGGAAGACTGCAAACTGATCGCGGTGCATCGCGACGGAGACACCTATAAAGTACTGGTGCAGGATCATGACAAACAATACATTGAATATCATACACAGGTTTTTGTTAACGCCCTGGGTCCTGAGGCGGCTAAGTTTGCCAATATGCTGGGCATTGAAACTGGCCTTTATCCCGTGAAACATCAGGCCTTTATCACCCGCAGGCTCCCCATGATGGGGTTGCACGGCAGTCCGCTGGATATGATCATCGACCGCAGAAAGTATAAGGGATTTGTTGCGGTATATGGTCAGCAGCTTGCCGAAACCGGTCAGATTATCGGTTGCGCTTCCCCTGCGGTTGATCCGATGGAAACAGACAAGAATTTGAAGATCAATTCGCAACAATTCCTTGAAATTGCCTCGGAGGTATTTGTCAACTGGTTCCCCAATCTCGCGTCGGTCGGCTTCCAGGCAGTCTGGGCCGGTTATTATGTTGAACCGCGCATGATTATTGATCCGGAGCTTGGTTTGTTTGTCGGATTAAGGGGGCAGGGTTTCATGCTTGGACAATACCTTGCCAAAATTTATGTGGATAAACTATTGGGGAGGCCGGTGCCTGATTATATGAAGCGGCTTGCCATGACCGGCGACGGCTTACCCGAGAAGGCCTTTAAGTAA
- a CDS encoding YceD family protein, producing MDYLKQFVIPFVGLNAGNHRFSYVIDDKFFGSFDYGEIREASVQVDLELNKMERMLVLNFQMKGTIRVTCSRCLDEFDLPVEGKEEYFIRFGQAYSEEDDNVLIIPENETHIDISSLIFDYLHLMVPYRVVHPVNEQGESTCNPDILKRLNELSSHGETDSPWDKLKDLNFE from the coding sequence GTGGATTACCTGAAACAATTTGTAATTCCATTTGTTGGTTTAAATGCTGGAAACCACAGGTTTAGCTACGTCATTGACGATAAGTTCTTTGGATCGTTCGACTATGGGGAGATCAGGGAAGCCAGTGTTCAGGTGGACCTTGAACTGAATAAAATGGAGCGGATGCTTGTCCTCAATTTTCAGATGAAAGGAACCATCAGGGTGACCTGCAGCCGTTGTCTTGATGAATTTGATCTGCCTGTTGAGGGTAAGGAAGAATACTTTATCAGGTTTGGTCAGGCTTACTCGGAAGAAGATGACAATGTGCTCATCATTCCTGAAAATGAGACGCATATTGATATCTCATCGCTGATCTTTGATTACCTTCATCTGATGGTTCCTTACAGGGTGGTTCATCCCGTGAACGAACAGGGTGAAAGTACCTGTAATCCTGATATCCTGAAAAGGTTGAACGAGCTGTCATCCCATGGTGAAACGGATAGCCCCTGGGATAAGTTGAAAGACTTGAATTTTGAATAA
- the rpmF gene encoding 50S ribosomal protein L32, whose protein sequence is MPNPKHRFSKTRTAKRRTHYKAVAPTITICSNCGASVLYHRVCSECGYYKGKLAIEKAATA, encoded by the coding sequence ATGCCAAATCCAAAACATAGGTTTTCAAAAACCAGGACAGCAAAGAGAAGGACGCATTACAAAGCAGTAGCTCCTACGATTACCATTTGTTCAAATTGCGGAGCCTCTGTTCTGTACCATCGTGTTTGCAGCGAGTGCGGTTACTATAAAGGCAAGCTTGCCATTGAAAAAGCGGCCACAGCTTAA
- the plsX gene encoding phosphate acyltransferase PlsX, producing the protein MKIGLDVMGGDFAPVATIAGALLAQKELSPSDRIVLIGETGIILGELEKHHADPGLFDIVHAHDVIGMGEHPTHAIVRKPESSISIGFKELKHKRIDAFASAGSSGAMLVGAIYSVNNIQGVIRPCTSTVLPQENGGLSLLLDIGTNPDAKPDVMYQFGLLGSIMARNVYKINNPRVALLNIGHEEGKGNLLSQATYQLMKEGKDFNFTGNIESRDLFKSKADVIVCDGFTGNILLKNIEGMFRMMMKRGITDDYFTRFNYENYGGTPVLGINSTVIVGHGISNDVAIKNMLLLARDVYHARLSQKIKRALSRVTVVVRD; encoded by the coding sequence ATGAAAATCGGACTCGATGTTATGGGCGGTGATTTCGCCCCGGTTGCTACTATTGCCGGAGCATTACTAGCCCAGAAAGAATTATCGCCGTCTGATCGAATTGTGCTGATCGGGGAAACCGGAATTATTTTGGGCGAACTTGAAAAGCACCATGCAGACCCGGGGCTTTTCGACATCGTTCATGCACATGATGTAATTGGCATGGGAGAACATCCCACGCATGCCATTGTGCGCAAGCCGGAATCAAGCATCAGTATCGGGTTTAAAGAGCTTAAACACAAGCGGATTGATGCTTTTGCAAGTGCCGGCAGCAGCGGGGCGATGCTCGTAGGTGCCATCTACAGCGTTAACAACATCCAGGGCGTGATCCGTCCCTGTACTTCCACTGTTTTGCCCCAGGAGAACGGAGGCCTCAGCCTGCTGCTTGACATTGGCACAAATCCCGATGCCAAGCCGGATGTAATGTATCAGTTTGGCCTGCTCGGGAGCATCATGGCCAGAAATGTATATAAGATCAATAATCCCAGGGTAGCCCTGCTGAATATTGGTCATGAGGAAGGTAAGGGAAATCTTTTGAGCCAGGCAACCTATCAGCTGATGAAAGAGGGCAAAGACTTTAACTTTACCGGAAATATTGAAAGCAGGGATCTCTTCAAATCCAAGGCTGATGTAATAGTCTGTGATGGATTCACCGGTAATATACTACTGAAAAACATCGAAGGAATGTTCAGGATGATGATGAAGCGTGGGATTACCGATGATTACTTCACCCGTTTCAATTATGAAAATTACGGCGGAACGCCGGTTCTTGGTATCAATTCCACAGTAATTGTCGGGCACGGTATTTCGAATGATGTCGCCATCAAAAACATGTTGTTGCTTGCCCGGGATGTTTACCATGCCAGGCTTTCACAAAAAATCAAGCGGGCGCTTTCCAGGGTAACTGTTGTTGTTAGAGATTAA
- a CDS encoding beta-ketoacyl-ACP synthase III yields MTKIRAAITGVGGYVPDYILTNDELSRMVDTSDEWIMTRIGIKERRILKGEGKGTSDMGAEAVKELLRKTNTKPEEVDMLICGVVTPDMLFPATANIIADKTDIRNAFGYDMNAGCSSFLYALTAASKFVESGSHKKVIVVGADKMSSIVDYTDRATCPIFGDGAAAVMLEPVAEDYGVMDAMLQSDGVGRIHLHQKAGGSVKPPTHQTIDAREHYIYQEGQAVFKWAVSKMADVSVDMMKKHGITSETLNWLVPHQANMRIIEATAQRMGIKREQVMINIQRYGNTTSATLPLCLWEWENQLRRGDNIILAAFGAGFTWGAVYVKWAYDGDKVVK; encoded by the coding sequence ATGACTAAAATAAGAGCTGCGATTACCGGAGTGGGTGGTTACGTTCCTGATTATATCCTGACAAATGATGAACTCAGCCGGATGGTAGACACCTCCGACGAGTGGATCATGACCCGCATCGGCATCAAAGAGCGCCGGATACTGAAGGGTGAAGGTAAAGGCACTTCAGATATGGGTGCAGAAGCTGTGAAGGAATTGCTCCGCAAAACCAACACAAAACCCGAAGAAGTTGATATGCTTATCTGTGGTGTGGTTACACCCGACATGCTGTTCCCTGCAACTGCAAATATTATCGCCGACAAGACCGATATCCGGAATGCCTTCGGATATGACATGAATGCCGGTTGCTCCAGTTTTCTTTACGCACTGACTGCCGCTTCAAAGTTTGTTGAATCGGGATCTCATAAAAAGGTTATTGTGGTTGGCGCCGACAAGATGTCGTCAATTGTGGATTACACCGACCGGGCCACCTGTCCGATATTCGGCGATGGTGCTGCTGCGGTTATGCTTGAGCCGGTAGCGGAAGACTACGGTGTGATGGATGCCATGCTGCAGAGCGATGGTGTTGGCCGAATTCATCTGCACCAGAAAGCAGGTGGATCGGTTAAACCGCCCACCCACCAAACCATTGATGCCCGCGAACATTACATCTATCAGGAGGGACAGGCTGTTTTTAAATGGGCTGTTTCCAAAATGGCAGATGTGTCGGTGGATATGATGAAAAAACATGGGATTACTTCCGAAACCCTGAACTGGCTGGTTCCGCACCAGGCAAATATGCGCATCATCGAGGCCACGGCCCAACGCATGGGCATAAAAAGAGAGCAGGTAATGATCAACATTCAGCGTTACGGCAACACCACTTCTGCCACTTTGCCGCTCTGCCTCTGGGAATGGGAAAATCAGCTCAGAAGGGGAGATAACATTATCCTGGCTGCCTTTGGCGCGGGATTCACCTGGGGCGCAGTTTACGTGAAATGGGCCTACGACGGCGATAAGGTGGTCAAATAG
- a CDS encoding GNAT family N-acetyltransferase, giving the protein MKIVRFTSGQHEFTALSRRIRYQVFVKEQQVPEALEYDEFENSSLHYLVFADGKAIATCRRRETSKGIKLERFAVVSEARGMGAGELMVRHLLQEVLPLNRPVYLHAQVQVAGFYGKYGFVAEGPRFEEAGIDHYLMIYKREENT; this is encoded by the coding sequence ATGAAAATTGTACGTTTTACTTCCGGTCAGCATGAATTTACCGCCCTTTCTCGCCGGATCAGGTATCAGGTTTTTGTAAAGGAACAGCAGGTGCCCGAAGCGCTTGAATACGATGAATTTGAAAACTCCAGCCTCCATTACCTGGTTTTTGCTGACGGCAAGGCAATAGCTACCTGCCGGCGACGCGAAACATCAAAAGGCATTAAACTGGAGCGGTTTGCCGTGGTCAGTGAAGCCCGGGGCATGGGCGCCGGTGAATTGATGGTAAGGCATCTGCTTCAGGAAGTTTTACCCCTGAACAGGCCCGTTTACCTGCATGCACAGGTGCAGGTAGCCGGTTTTTACGGGAAATATGGATTTGTTGCGGAAGGTCCGCGTTTTGAAGAAGCTGGGATAGATCATTATCTGATGATTTACAAAAGGGAAGAGAATACATGA